A window of the Erpetoichthys calabaricus chromosome 10, fErpCal1.3, whole genome shotgun sequence genome harbors these coding sequences:
- the LOC114658799 gene encoding transmembrane protein 125 produces the protein MSELEDLSPPRTPADPVQIQRNVLEEQVELWWFRDPKKSILCYCASLILILGCGLGGVGLLSTTSSISSEWRLGVGMMLCLLALIVLLKQLLSSAIQDMNCIRSRAHIEMLKSGGLSDHLVILLTGLILVICGTVLLIISDSLSAERPKASPHNDMFITGVVLATAGATTMISLAAYVVCFKHCQQTSGSPRQWQDRFHIYTISGQIAGNTRETTASTTNLI, from the coding sequence ATGTCGGAGCTTGAAGATCTCTCTCCACCGAGGACTCCAGCTGACCCTGTGCAGATTCAGAGGAATGTTTTAGAAGAACAGGTTGAGCTGTGGTGGTTCAGGGATCCAAAAAAATCAATCCTCTGCTACTGTGCTTCTCTCATCCTTATACTCGGCTGTGGCCTAGGAGGAGTTGGTCTGCTCTCCACCACCAGCAGCATATCCAGCGAGTGGCGGCTTGGTGTTGGAATGATGTTATGCCTCCTGGCCCTCATTGTTCTTCTTAAACAACTTCTCAGTTCAGCCATCCAGGACATGAACTGCATTCGCAGTCGGGCCCATATTGAGATGCTCAAGAGTGGAGGACTGTCTGATCATCTAGTTATTCTGCTCACTGGGTTGATACTTGTGATTTGTGGTACTGTCTTGCTTATTATTTCTGATTCATTGAGCGCAGAGCGGCCCAAGGCATCTCCACATAATGATATGTTCATCACAGGGGTTGTGTTGGCAACAGCAGGTGCAACAACTATGATTTCATTAGCAGCCtatgttgtttgttttaaacACTGTCAGCAAACAAGTGGAAGCCCGAGGCAATGGCAGGACAGATTTCATATTTACACCATATCTGGGCAAATTGCTGGGAACACAAGAGAGACTACTGCCAGCACGACCAACTTAATTTAA